Proteins from one Argopecten irradians isolate NY chromosome 15, Ai_NY, whole genome shotgun sequence genomic window:
- the LOC138308446 gene encoding stromal cell-derived factor 2-like isoform X2 — MAWPATEVWSKMFSFFIIALMVDKITGFDYDYVTCGSSLKLLNNYHNVRLHSHDVKYGSGSGQQSVTAVDSSDDHNSYWQVRGKTGIGCIRGQPVKCGQTVRLMHINTRRNLHSHHFQSPLSHNLEVSAFGEEGEGDEGDNWVVVCPGKHWSRKEKVRIRNVVTENYLHVAGDTYGRPIHGQREVSGYPSPSELNYWQAKEGIFVKPTNEAPTTFDHDEL; from the exons ATGGCGTGGCCGGCAACTGAAGTATGGTCGAAGATGTTTTCATTCTTCATTATCGCTTTAATGGTCGATAAAATCACAG gTTTCGACTATGACTACGTAACTTGTGGATCAAGTTTAAAATTACTGAACAATTATCACAATGTTCGCCTCCACTCGCATGATGTAAAGTACGGCTCCGGAAGTGGACAACAG TCAGTCACAGCTGTAGACTCATCAGATGACCACAACAGTTACTGGCAGGTCCGGGGCAAGACTGGTATTGGATGTATACGAGG ACAGCCAGTAAAATGTGGACAGACAGTGCGACTAATGCATATAAACACACGCCGTAACCTACATAGTCATCACTTTCAGTCGCCTCTCTCACACAACTTGGAAGTGAGCGCGTTTGGGGAGGAAGGCGAGGGAGATGAAG GTGATAACTGGGTAGTGGTGTGTCCTGGTAAACA CTGGAGCAGGAAGGAAAAAGTCAGGATCAGGAATGTGGTTACAGAAAA TTatttacatgtggctggtgatACCTATGGTCGTCCTATCCATGGACAAAGGGAGGTAAGCGGATATCCATCACCGTCAGAACTCAACTACTGGCAGGCCAAAGAGGGGATCTTTGTTAAACCAACCAATGAAGCTCCTACGACATTCGACCATGACGAGTTATAA
- the LOC138308446 gene encoding stromal cell-derived factor 2-like isoform X1, whose product MAWPATEVWSKMFSFFIIALMVDKITGFDYDYVTCGSSLKLLNNYHNVRLHSHDVKYGSGSGQQSVTAVDSSDDHNSYWQVRGKTGIGCIRGQPVKCGQTVRLMHINTRRNLHSHHFQSPLSHNLEVSAFGEEGEGDEGDNWVVVCPGKHWSRKEKVRIRNVVTENYLHVAGDTYGRPIHGQREVSGYPSPSELNYWQAKEGIFVKPTNEAPTTFDHDEL is encoded by the exons ATGGCGTGGCCGGCAACTGAAGTATGGTCGAAGATGTTTTCATTCTTCATTATCGCTTTAATGGTCGATAAAATCACAG gTTTCGACTATGACTACGTAACTTGTGGATCAAGTTTAAAATTACTGAACAATTATCACAATGTTCGCCTCCACTCGCATGATGTAAAGTACGGCTCCGGAAGTGGACAACAG TCAGTCACAGCTGTAGACTCATCAGATGACCACAACAGTTACTGGCAGGTCCGGGGCAAGACTGGTATTGGATGTATACGAGG ACAGCCAGTAAAATGTGGACAGACAGTGCGACTAATGCATATAAACACACGCCGTAACCTACATAGTCATCACTTTCAGTCGCCTCTCTCACACAACTTGGAAGTGAGCGCGTTTGGGGAGGAAGGCGAGGGAGATGAAG GTGATAACTGGGTAGTGGTGTGTCCTGGTAAACACTGGAGCAGGAAGGAAAAAGTCAGAATCAGGAATGTGGTTACAGaaaa TTatttacatgtggctggtgatACCTATGGTCGTCCTATCCATGGACAAAGGGAGGTAAGCGGATATCCATCACCGTCAGAACTCAACTACTGGCAGGCCAAAGAGGGGATCTTTGTTAAACCAACCAATGAAGCTCCTACGACATTCGACCATGACGAGTTATAA